In Bacteroidales bacterium, one DNA window encodes the following:
- a CDS encoding helix-turn-helix domain-containing protein: MSLQTNPKLELAANFIRYTDKHLFLTGKAGTGKTTFLRNLKNLTWKRHVVVTPTGVAAINAGGVTIHSFFQLPFGPQIPEELANRIPTANSDAKHSASRFQQFTREKINIIKSIDLLVIDEISMVRADMLDAIDAVLRRYRNRNIPFGGIQLLMIGDLQQLAPIAKEDEWKLLRDYYDSVYFFSSKALQKTDYVSIELTTIYRQSDEDFIRLLGKVRENKLDNEAFAALEKRYIANFRPGPDEDYITLTTHNYQSQDINAYRLTELKGKTHTFNAEITGDFPTYNYPTEEILKLKVGAQVMFIKNDPSPLKIFYNGKIGKITGIDDDTIYVQCSGDDGLISVTPLEWQNCRYTLNEQTKEISEIVVGSFKQYPLKLAWAVTIHKSQGLTFEKAIIDARQAFAHGQVYVALSRCRTLEGMVLSTSISSQALKTDLTVGDYVKKLEENAPDENRLETAKYAYQRSLIAELFDFSLFHRRLSYLQKQISENASSFDPGKAESISKLDQKLRAEVTQVAEKFMFHVNHYLTKNPDVEKHEELQERIKKACTYFVPKFEVMVIKAMPEAEADNKVLKKTVDDLLERFGNEAQVKYACLQHCMNGFTVAGYLEVRAKSSIEPPPRRRKASLPDHPASGVSYPDLLNRIRQWRDRLAEEEDVTHYRVISRQAMLEIADKLPASRQELLEINGLGQKKVKRYGSEILEIISEYLEENKIGKSVDNSPLLIEKKEKKPDTKLVSYELFNAGKSIAEIAKERGFASSTIEGHLSHFVGTGEITVDKLIDAEKLSKIKTYFSKTEDQSLGPAKTVLGDDVSWGELRFVIKHLEWERNNQAEP, from the coding sequence ATGTCTTTACAAACCAACCCAAAACTAGAACTGGCCGCCAACTTTATCCGCTATACCGATAAGCATCTTTTTCTAACCGGCAAGGCTGGAACCGGTAAAACCACTTTTTTGCGAAACCTGAAAAACCTTACCTGGAAACGCCATGTTGTGGTCACACCCACAGGCGTGGCAGCCATTAACGCGGGCGGAGTTACGATCCATTCATTTTTTCAATTGCCATTTGGACCGCAAATACCGGAAGAACTTGCCAACCGCATTCCAACTGCTAATTCAGACGCCAAACATTCTGCATCAAGATTTCAGCAATTTACCCGCGAAAAGATCAATATAATAAAAAGCATTGACCTGCTTGTGATTGACGAGATCAGTATGGTGCGAGCCGACATGCTCGATGCCATTGATGCGGTTCTTAGGCGTTACCGCAACAGGAATATTCCTTTTGGAGGAATTCAATTGCTTATGATCGGCGATCTGCAGCAATTGGCGCCCATTGCCAAGGAAGACGAATGGAAATTGCTGCGCGACTATTATGATTCTGTGTATTTCTTCAGCAGCAAGGCGCTGCAAAAAACCGATTACGTAAGCATTGAACTTACAACTATTTATCGCCAAAGCGATGAAGATTTTATCCGACTGTTGGGAAAGGTTCGGGAAAACAAGCTCGACAATGAGGCATTTGCTGCGCTTGAAAAAAGATATATTGCTAATTTCCGACCCGGGCCTGATGAGGATTATATTACGCTTACAACCCATAATTACCAATCGCAGGATATCAATGCTTATCGACTCACCGAATTGAAAGGCAAAACCCATACTTTTAATGCTGAGATTACCGGCGACTTTCCGACGTACAATTATCCTACTGAAGAAATTCTTAAACTTAAAGTAGGCGCACAGGTGATGTTTATAAAAAATGACCCTTCGCCGCTTAAGATTTTTTATAATGGCAAAATCGGGAAAATTACCGGAATTGATGATGATACAATTTATGTTCAATGTTCCGGCGATGATGGCCTCATCAGCGTAACACCCCTCGAATGGCAGAATTGTCGCTATACGCTGAATGAGCAAACAAAAGAAATTTCAGAAATCGTAGTTGGAAGTTTTAAGCAATATCCGTTAAAACTGGCATGGGCGGTAACTATTCACAAAAGCCAAGGGCTGACTTTTGAAAAAGCCATCATTGATGCCCGCCAGGCTTTTGCCCACGGACAGGTGTATGTTGCGCTGAGCCGATGCCGCACCCTTGAAGGTATGGTACTCAGCACAAGTATTTCATCCCAGGCTTTAAAAACAGATTTGACTGTTGGGGATTATGTAAAAAAACTGGAAGAAAATGCTCCGGATGAAAACCGCCTCGAAACTGCCAAATACGCATATCAGCGCTCGCTGATAGCCGAACTGTTTGATTTTTCGCTTTTTCACCGAAGGCTCAGTTATTTGCAGAAACAGATCAGCGAAAACGCTTCAAGTTTCGATCCCGGCAAAGCTGAAAGCATCAGCAAACTTGATCAGAAGCTAAGAGCAGAAGTTACCCAGGTAGCTGAGAAATTCATGTTCCATGTTAATCACTATCTGACCAAAAACCCTGATGTTGAAAAGCACGAAGAATTACAGGAGCGCATTAAAAAAGCTTGCACCTATTTTGTCCCTAAGTTCGAAGTCATGGTTATCAAAGCAATGCCTGAGGCAGAAGCTGACAACAAGGTTCTTAAAAAAACCGTTGACGATTTGCTCGAGCGCTTTGGGAACGAGGCACAAGTGAAATATGCCTGTCTGCAACATTGCATGAATGGTTTTACAGTGGCGGGATATCTTGAGGTTCGAGCCAAATCCTCCATCGAGCCACCGCCACGCAGGAGAAAAGCCAGCCTTCCCGACCACCCGGCTAGCGGCGTTTCTTACCCGGACTTGCTGAACAGGATCAGACAATGGAGAGACCGCCTGGCAGAAGAAGAAGACGTAACGCATTACCGGGTGATTTCGCGGCAAGCCATGCTCGAAATTGCTGACAAATTACCGGCAAGCCGACAGGAACTTCTGGAAATTAACGGACTGGGGCAGAAAAAAGTAAAGCGATACGGTAGCGAAATCCTTGAAATTATCAGCGAGTACCTTGAAGAAAACAAGATTGGGAAATCCGTGGATAATTCACCATTACTCATTGAGAAGAAAGAAAAGAAGCCTGATACCAAACTAGTAAGTTATGAACTCTTCAACGCTGGTAAATCAATTGCTGAAATTGCCAAAGAACGTGGCTTTGCTTCGTCCACCATTGAAGGGCATCTCTCCCATTTTGTGGGAACCGGCGAGATAACCGTTGACAAATTGATTGACGCAGAAAAGCTTTCTAAAATAAAAACCTATTTTTCCAAAACCGAAGACCAATCGCTCGGCCCTGCAAAAACAGTACTTGGCGATGATGTTAGCTGGGGCGAACTCAGGTTTGTGATCAAGCATTTGGAGTGGGAACGCAACAACCAAGCGGAACCCTAA
- a CDS encoding DUF1049 domain-containing protein: MRDTKIVIIVILVVVALLLILLNTGSVIVNLLFFQPEIPMILLLLVTTGLGFLIGLLVARGGKKKLHK; the protein is encoded by the coding sequence ATGAGAGATACCAAAATTGTAATTATCGTCATTCTGGTGGTCGTGGCGCTGCTACTCATACTTCTGAATACAGGCTCAGTTATTGTAAACTTACTTTTTTTCCAGCCTGAAATACCTATGATCTTATTACTGTTGGTTACCACCGGCCTGGGATTCCTGATTGGCTTACTGGTAGCAAGAGGTGGGAAGAAGAAGCTACATAAATAA
- a CDS encoding T9SS type A sorting domain-containing protein: MRKIFIYALSLILAGQAQFNYSQAQGLIKSTLNYTRLTNGLNVPTFEGGRTDLAMNDINDDGHVDLLSIGDHGNPLINSNQQGLLIWFNNGQGNFTLHMQGNFGYGGIAVGDANNDGFKDIGYGMHHNYSQTNFGNQLIEVALGDGTGMSWTPWDEGLATNGETWGMFGTDLGDVNNDGLLDLISIGFGSGPGFHVYLNQGDGTWVPSFGLLGNNSEFVIQFADLNNDGYLDFIAGHALGTAYFGDGSGNFIKNDTGLPVYGEFTPRYGVSVGDVNNNGSAGLVFANTSGGVEVYEFDNAGNSWVSCSGNLPSSGSFERTQLFDMNTDGFMDVMAFGTQTFQLWLGDGNGNWTADATFQTDLDPGSARAFRAGGDLNKNGYGDIVILANEKTGFVSWQNRLYVYAENSTPDSLWIKGLNPKGNENFYPGSVRFIQWASAEPAGENSTVKIEISAFGPEGPWWLVADSLPNNGKYQWTVPDFGSDDCFLKFTVTTENEAYTNITMLPFTIIGEPTAVGKELVGYESEATLMPNPGSGRVIINSVENVKRIAFYDSSGMLMLQLDEPGKLIDTGPLPDGLYVFQLITQRGKVFHGKWLKSGQ, from the coding sequence ATGAGAAAAATATTCATTTATGCTCTTTCACTTATTCTTGCCGGACAAGCTCAGTTCAATTATAGCCAGGCTCAAGGCTTAATAAAAAGCACGCTTAACTACACCCGCCTTACCAATGGTTTGAACGTTCCAACCTTTGAAGGCGGCCGTACCGACCTTGCCATGAACGATATCAACGACGATGGCCATGTTGACCTGCTGTCCATTGGCGATCATGGCAATCCCCTCATCAATTCTAACCAGCAAGGTCTCTTGATTTGGTTTAACAACGGGCAGGGTAATTTCACGCTGCACATGCAAGGCAATTTCGGTTACGGCGGCATTGCTGTTGGCGATGCCAATAATGATGGATTCAAAGATATCGGGTACGGAATGCACCATAATTATTCCCAAACCAATTTCGGGAACCAACTGATTGAAGTGGCGCTCGGTGATGGCACAGGTATGAGCTGGACTCCCTGGGATGAAGGTCTTGCCACCAACGGTGAAACCTGGGGTATGTTTGGAACCGATCTCGGTGACGTGAACAATGATGGACTGCTTGACCTGATCAGTATTGGCTTTGGCAGCGGGCCCGGTTTTCATGTTTACCTGAACCAGGGCGATGGCACGTGGGTTCCAAGTTTTGGCTTGCTTGGCAACAATTCGGAGTTTGTGATCCAATTCGCTGATTTGAATAATGATGGTTATCTTGATTTTATTGCCGGGCATGCGCTCGGAACAGCTTATTTTGGAGATGGTTCAGGAAATTTCATTAAAAATGATACAGGACTTCCAGTATATGGCGAGTTTACCCCCCGCTATGGTGTTTCAGTGGGTGATGTTAATAATAATGGAAGTGCAGGGCTCGTATTTGCAAATACCAGCGGTGGTGTTGAGGTTTACGAATTTGACAATGCAGGCAATTCATGGGTAAGCTGTTCGGGCAATCTTCCGTCAAGCGGTTCTTTTGAGCGAACCCAACTTTTCGATATGAACACGGATGGATTTATGGATGTGATGGCTTTCGGTACGCAAACTTTTCAACTCTGGCTGGGTGATGGCAATGGAAATTGGACCGCCGATGCTACTTTCCAAACAGACCTGGATCCTGGAAGCGCTCGCGCATTCAGGGCTGGCGGCGATCTGAATAAGAATGGTTATGGTGATATTGTAATCCTGGCAAATGAAAAAACAGGATTTGTAAGCTGGCAAAACAGATTGTATGTTTATGCCGAAAACTCTACACCCGATTCGTTATGGATCAAAGGATTAAATCCGAAGGGCAATGAGAACTTCTATCCCGGATCGGTTCGTTTCATTCAATGGGCATCGGCAGAGCCGGCCGGTGAGAACTCAACAGTTAAGATCGAAATCTCGGCTTTCGGGCCTGAAGGCCCCTGGTGGCTGGTGGCCGACAGTTTACCGAATAACGGAAAATACCAGTGGACAGTTCCTGATTTTGGTTCGGATGATTGTTTCCTGAAGTTTACAGTGACAACGGAAAATGAGGCATACACAAATATCACAATGCTTCCGTTCACAATTATTGGCGAACCCACTGCTGTTGGTAAAGAACTTGTTGGCTATGAAAGTGAGGCAACGCTAATGCCCAACCCGGGCTCAGGGCGAGTAATTATCAACAGTGTGGAAAATGTTAAAAGAATTGCATTTTACGACTCTTCCGGAATGCTTATGCTCCAATTGGATGAACCCGGTAAATTGATTGATACTGGACCATTGCCGGACGGTTTGTATGTTTTTCAGCTAATTACCCAAAGGGGAAAAGTGTTTCACGGAAAATGGCTCAAATCAGGGCAGTGA